The Sphingomonas sp. NBWT7 nucleotide sequence GCCGCGCACCGCGACGCCCGATGGGTATGAGGCGTTCACCTTCGGCGGGCGGCGGATCGAGGAAGGGGTGCGGCCGCTAGACGGCGACGGGGAGGAGACCGGCGCGGCGTTCCCGCCGACGCAGACGCTGCCCGCAACGCTGCGCGGCGACGGGACGCAGCGCACCAGCGTCGAGGCGCCGACGACGCTCGACGGCAATGCCGACATGCGCGTCGAGATGGATTATCAGGACGCCAACGGCGAGACACTGACCGCCAGCCGCACGCTGCCGGTGTTCGGCGCGGCGGTCCAGCTCGGCGTGCGCACCGACGGCTGGCTGATGAAGCAGGACGACCTTCGGTTGCGCTTCGTCACGCTCGATACCGATGGCAAGCCGGTGAAGGGACAGAAGATCGCGGTCGCGGTATACAGCCGGCAGGTGCTGACCGCGCGGCGGCGGCTGATCGGCGGCTTCTACGCCTATGACAATCGCGTCCGCGTGACCAAGCTCGACGCGAGCTGTTCGGCGACGAGCGACGCGCAGGGGCTCGCGCAGTGCAGCCTCGATCCCGGCGTGTCGGGTGAGGTCGAGGTGGTGGCGACCACCACCGACGGCGACGGCAACGTCGCGCGCGCGACGCGCTCGGTGTGGCTGGCGGGTGACGAGGACTGGTGGTTCGGCGGCGACAACGGCGACCGGATGGATCTGGTGCCCGAACAGATCGCCTATCAGGCGGGCGATACCGCGCGCTTCCAGGTGCGCATGCCGTTCCGCAGCGCGACCGCGCTAGTAACGGTGGAGCGCGAGGGCGTGCTGTCGAGCTTCACGACGCAGCTGTCGGGCAAGGACCCGGTGGTGTCGGTGCCGCTCAACGGCGCCTATGCGCCCGACGTCTATGTCTCCGTCCTGGTGGTGCGCGGGCGCGCGACGCAGAGCTGGTGGGGCTGGCTTACCGGACTGTTTGGCGGGCATGACGACGCGCCAGCGCCGACCGCACTCGTTGATCTGGCCAAGCCCGCCTATCGCCTCGGCATCGCCAAGGTGAAGGTGGGGTGGGAGGCGCATCGGCTGGGCGTGGCGGTGAAGGCCGATCGCGCGCGCTATGCCGCGCGCGACACCGCGCGTGTCACTATCGCGGTGACGAAGCCGGGCGGGCAGCCCGCACGCAGCGCCGACGTCGCCTTCGTCGCGGTGGACGAGGCGCTGTTGCAGCTCGCGCCCAATCCGTCGTGGGATGTGCTGACCGCGATGATGGGCGATCGCCCGCTCGCGGTGCTGACCGCGACGGCGCAGACGCAGGTCGTCGGCAAGCGGCACTATGGGCGCAAGGCGGTGGAGGCGGGCGGCGGCGGGGGCGGCGACCTGTCGGCGCTGAACCGCGAAAATTTTCAGCCCGTACTGCTGTGGAAGGGGCGCGTCGCACTCGACGCCGCGGGGCGTGCGGTGGTGCCGGTGCGGCTGAGCGACGCCTTGTCGTCGTTCAAGCTGGTGGCGATCGCGACCGATGGCGCGCAGCTCTACGGCACGGGCACCGCCGCGATCCGCACCGCGCAGGATCTATCGATCTATGCCGGCCTGCCGACGCTGGTGCGCAGCGGCGACGATTACGCGGCGGGCTTCACGCTGCGCAACGGATCGGACCGGCCGATGACCGTTACCGCCGAGGCCTCGCTGACGCCGCGGATCGCGCAGGGGCGGCCGATCACGGTGACGATCCCGGCGGGGGGCGCGGCGCCGATCGCGTGGAACCTCTCGGCGCCCAATGCGGCAGGTACGGTGCGCTGGCAGGTGAGCGCGCGCACCGCCGACGGGCGGGCGGCGGACCGGATCACCGTGGCGCAGGACGTGATTCCCGCGGTGCCGGTGGAAACCTGGGCCGCGACGATCGCGCGGGTGGGCGGTGAGACGACGATACCGATCGCGCCGCCGGCGGGGGCCCTGCGGGGACTGGGCGGCGTCGACGTGCAGCTGAGCGACACGCTCGCGCCGCCGCTCGCGGGCGTGCGCGACTATATGGCGGCCTATCCGTACGAATGCTTCGAGCAGCGGCTGAGCCGGATCGTCGCGCTGGGCGATGCGCGCGGTTGGGCAGCGCTCGCGGCCGAGATGCCGACGTATCAGGCGGCGGATGGCCTGCTGCGCTACTTCCCCGGTGACACGCTGGCGGGATCGGAGGCGCTGACCGCCTACGCGCTGTCGATCACCGCGGAGGCGGGGTTGGCGATCCCGGAGGCGGTGCGGCTGCGCATGATCGAGGGGCTGCGCGCGGTGCTCGACGGGCGGCTGCGGCGCGAGGAATATGGTGACGTGCGGCTGCAGCGCGTCGCCGCCTTCGCCGCGCTCGCGCGGGCGGGCGCAGCGGAGGCGGGGATGCTCGGGCAGCTCGGCATCGCGGCGAACGAGATGCCGACCGCGTTGCTCGCCGATTATCTTGTCGCACTCGATCGCACACGCGGCATCGCCAATGCCGCCGCGCTGCGCACTGCTGGCGAAGCCGTCCTGCGCAGCCGACTGGTCTACGAAGGGTCGCGGATCGATCTGTCGGATCGCGCCAACGCGCCGTGGTGGCTGATGTCGTCGGCGGACGAGGGCGCGATCAAGGCGCTCCTCGCGACGCTCGGGCGGCCCGGCTGGCAGGAGGAGGGGCCGCGGATGATGATCGGGACCGCGCTGCGCCAGCGCCGCGGGCATTGGGACACGACGCCCGCCAACGCCTGGGGCACGCTGGCGGTGCGCCGCTTCGCCGCGCTGTATCCGGCGCAGGCGATCGCGGGCACGACGACGCTGTCGCTCGGTGCGCAGACGCAGGCGCGCGGCTGGCCGCTCGACCCTGCGGCGCGGCTCGCGCGGTTCGCGCTGCCGGCGGCCCCGACGCCGCTGCGGCTCACCCAGGCCGGCGGGGCGGGGCCGTGGGCGAGCGTGGCGGTGAAGGCGGCGGTGCCGCTGACGCAGCCGCTCGCCGCGGGCTATCGCCTGTCGCGCAAGCTTGACGTGGTGCAGGCGCGCAACGCCGGCCGGCTGACGCGCGGCGACGTGGTGCGCGTGACGCTGACGATACATGCGTCCGCGGAACGCAACTGGGTGGTCGTCAGCGACCCCGTGCCGCCGGGCGCGACGGTGATCGGCGGGCTGGGCGGGCAATCGGCGATGCTGGACGAGGGCGGCGCGAGCGAGGGCGTGACGCCGGCCTATGTCGAGCGCGGGCGCGAGGCGTGGCGCGGCTATTTCGCCTGGGTGCCGGCGGGATCGTTCACGGTGAGCTACACGATGCGGCTCAACGGGGCGGGGCGGTTCGGACTGCCGGCGTCGCGCGTCGAGGCGATGTATTCGCCCGACATCCGCGCGGCGGTGCCGGTGGGGACGATGACCGTCGGGCTGCGGTGAGAGGGCCGCCGGCGTATGTCTGAACGACGCGCCGCGGCGCGAATTGCGCGAGACTGGCGGTGAGTGCGCCTGACGCGCCTCGCGCTACCGCCGACGTTTCGGAGGGTCGGACGTCGCGTGCTGCGCAGGCAGGACCTGCCGAATCGCGTGGTGCAAGGGTGGCGATCGCCGTCATCCTCGCGCTCGCGGCGCTGATCGCCACCGCCGACTGGCTCACGCGGCCGCCGCCGATGCCGGGCTACGCGCAGACACGCGCGCGTTGGCAGCCGTCCGAAGCGTGGCTGTACGATCGACGCGGGCGGTTGATCGATTCATCGCGCATCGATTTCGCCGCGCGGCGGCTCGCGTGGACGCCGCTGGCGCGGGTCGCCCCGGTGGCGCGCGCGACGATCCTCGCCGCTGAGGACCGGCGCTTCGCGCGCCACGGCGGGGTCGACTGGCTGGCGATCGCTGGGGCGGCGCGCGACCGGTTGGAGGGCAGGCGCGGGCGCGGGGCGAGCACGATCGCGATGCAGCTCGCCGGGTTCCTGTCACCGGGTCTGGCGCAGCCGGGCGCGCGCCGGTGGCGCGACAAGATCCGCCAGATGCGCGCCGCACAGGCGATCGACGCGGCGTGGAGCAAGGACCAGCAGTTCGAAGCGTATCTCAACCTTGCCGGGTTTCGCGGCGAGGCGCAGGGGATCGGCGCCGCGGCGCTAGGACTATTCGGCAAGACGCCGGCGAGCCTGTCGCGCGACGACGCGCTGCTGCTCGCCGCGCTGCTCCCCGATCCGCAGGCGAATGCTACGGCGATCGCGCGCCGCGCCTGCGCGATCGCCGGGGGCGGATGTGCCCGCTTCCCCGCGCTCGCCGCATCGATGCTCGGCCCCGCACGCAGCCTGCAGCTCGATCCGGGGCTGGCGCCGCATCTGTCCGACCGACTGCTGACCAAGGCCGGTCTCAAGGTGACATCGACGCTCGACCTCGACGTCCAGCGGCTGGCGATCACCGCGCTCAGGCGCCAGCTGCTCGGGCTAGGCGCGACGCGGGCGCGCGACGGCGCGGTGATCGTCGTCGACAATGCGAGCGGCGACGTGCTCGCCTATGTCGGCGGGATCGGCGGGCATTCGACGAGCCCCGCGGTCGATGCAGCCGCCGCCTATCGCCAGGCGGGATCGACGCTGAAGCCGTTCCTCTACGCACAGGCGATCGAGCGGCGCTATCTGACGGCGGCGTCGATCCTCGACGATACGCCGGTGCAGCTCGACACCGCCTCGGGGCTCTACGTGCCGCAGAATTACGATCACGCGTTCAAGGGGCCGGTGTCGGCGCGCGTCGCGCTCGCCGCGTCGCTCAACGTGCCCGCGGTGCGCACGCTGCTGCTGGTCGGGAC carries:
- the pbpC gene encoding penicillin-binding protein 1C; translated protein: MAIAVILALAALIATADWLTRPPPMPGYAQTRARWQPSEAWLYDRRGRLIDSSRIDFAARRLAWTPLARVAPVARATILAAEDRRFARHGGVDWLAIAGAARDRLEGRRGRGASTIAMQLAGFLSPGLAQPGARRWRDKIRQMRAAQAIDAAWSKDQQFEAYLNLAGFRGEAQGIGAAALGLFGKTPASLSRDDALLLAALLPDPQANATAIARRACAIAGGGCARFPALAASMLGPARSLQLDPGLAPHLSDRLLTKAGLKVTSTLDLDVQRLAITALRRQLLGLGATRARDGAVIVVDNASGDVLAYVGGIGGHSTSPAVDAAAAYRQAGSTLKPFLYAQAIERRYLTAASILDDTPVQLDTASGLYVPQNYDHAFKGPVSARVALAASLNVPAVRTLLLVGTEPFRDRLWDMGYRGLVEDGSYYGFSLALGSAEVTLGEQAAAYRALANGGRWSPLRMVRDAAPVPPRAVTGASAAWIVGDILADPAARAGTFGMDSALRLPFWAAVKTGTSKAMRDNWCVGFSRRFTVAVWVGNVEGDSMRAVSGTSGAAPVWRDVMTALERRGALPAPARPAGVVAQGVRFASARELPRTDYFVAGTQVAQVVAAPAAARRPRITSPVSGSVYALDPDIPSAAQRLAVDVSGAAMAHRLRLDARDLGSAAAPPLLRAGPGRHELALVDVAGKIVDRVSFTIR
- a CDS encoding alpha-2-macroglobulin — its product is MRLAARLAILALALAPVAALSDNAPRVILAQPGVEAGGIQRYTLRFSQPMMPLGDPRAAAPVTVECGIGGTGRWVDQQTWVYDFATALPGGTTCSFTTRAGLKSLAGYALSGEQRFTVDAGGPVARAVLPAADGSEIEEDQVFLVAANLPPTPQSVAAGAYCAVDGIGERIPVEVLGRDTAGSLLAGLGKDRWEVRQLLESGGMPADLPEAGEGRDRAIAGVTALRCRRALPPGRDMALVWGAGIAAAGGKRAGADQRFDFTVRKPFTARFECSRVNPQAGCSPVEKAYVRFTAAVPMSQARAIRIVTADGTEIAPTFSKEEQQRATVNDVTFAAPLPTGVRARLTFPAGVRDESGRPLANAERFPLDVAFDAAPPLVKFAAPFGILEAKEGGVLPVTVRNVEPGLQGRNLAVGGAAIRVESGPNGLDGAVAEWLRSVDKAGESNIEDVTGAKGEVIRRVNHTGDTSILAGKGSKLSVALPGKGRDFEVVGIPLTKPGFYVVELASPVLGRALLGRAAPRYVAAAALVTNMAVHFKWGRERSLAWVTQLDTGRPVANASVAVSDSCTGKLLARGVTDRSGGLMIPAGLPQPETYASCEASSTAHALMVSARSGDDFSFTLTEWGEGIRPYDFDLPYGYDARSEILHTVFDRALVRQGETVHMKHIARRPVGSGFAIPPGFRGTLKLSHRGSDTQFELPLAIDANGIGETEWTAPAGAPMGDYDLQVVTGDRTIYTEQSFRLDEYKLPTMRASVTGPKGALVRPKSVPLDLFVGYLSGGGASNLPVDVRVGWSPRTATPDGYEAFTFGGRRIEEGVRPLDGDGEETGAAFPPTQTLPATLRGDGTQRTSVEAPTTLDGNADMRVEMDYQDANGETLTASRTLPVFGAAVQLGVRTDGWLMKQDDLRLRFVTLDTDGKPVKGQKIAVAVYSRQVLTARRRLIGGFYAYDNRVRVTKLDASCSATSDAQGLAQCSLDPGVSGEVEVVATTTDGDGNVARATRSVWLAGDEDWWFGGDNGDRMDLVPEQIAYQAGDTARFQVRMPFRSATALVTVEREGVLSSFTTQLSGKDPVVSVPLNGAYAPDVYVSVLVVRGRATQSWWGWLTGLFGGHDDAPAPTALVDLAKPAYRLGIAKVKVGWEAHRLGVAVKADRARYAARDTARVTIAVTKPGGQPARSADVAFVAVDEALLQLAPNPSWDVLTAMMGDRPLAVLTATAQTQVVGKRHYGRKAVEAGGGGGGDLSALNRENFQPVLLWKGRVALDAAGRAVVPVRLSDALSSFKLVAIATDGAQLYGTGTAAIRTAQDLSIYAGLPTLVRSGDDYAAGFTLRNGSDRPMTVTAEASLTPRIAQGRPITVTIPAGGAAPIAWNLSAPNAAGTVRWQVSARTADGRAADRITVAQDVIPAVPVETWAATIARVGGETTIPIAPPAGALRGLGGVDVQLSDTLAPPLAGVRDYMAAYPYECFEQRLSRIVALGDARGWAALAAEMPTYQAADGLLRYFPGDTLAGSEALTAYALSITAEAGLAIPEAVRLRMIEGLRAVLDGRLRREEYGDVRLQRVAAFAALARAGAAEAGMLGQLGIAANEMPTALLADYLVALDRTRGIANAAALRTAGEAVLRSRLVYEGSRIDLSDRANAPWWLMSSADEGAIKALLATLGRPGWQEEGPRMMIGTALRQRRGHWDTTPANAWGTLAVRRFAALYPAQAIAGTTTLSLGAQTQARGWPLDPAARLARFALPAAPTPLRLTQAGGAGPWASVAVKAAVPLTQPLAAGYRLSRKLDVVQARNAGRLTRGDVVRVTLTIHASAERNWVVVSDPVPPGATVIGGLGGQSAMLDEGGASEGVTPAYVERGREAWRGYFAWVPAGSFTVSYTMRLNGAGRFGLPASRVEAMYSPDIRAAVPVGTMTVGLR